One genomic window of Thermodesulfobacteriota bacterium includes the following:
- a CDS encoding tyrosine-type recombinase/integrase, which yields AVAPRSGAVRRHHLHETVVQKAVTAAAARVGLCKRVSCHTLRHSFATHLLEAGYDIRTVQELPGHSHVATTMICTHVLNRPGISVMSPADPLTEE from the coding sequence GGCGGTGGCTCCGCGGTCCGGGGCGGTGCGGCGGCACCATCTCCATGAGACCGTGGTGCAAAAGGCGGTGACGGCGGCGGCTGCTCGGGTGGGTCTGTGCAAGCGGGTCAGCTGCCATACCCTGCGCCACTCCTTCGCCACCCACCTCCTGGAGGCGGGCTACGACATCCGTACCGTGCAGGAGCTGCCTGGTCATAGCCATGTGGCCACCACCATGATCTGCACCCACGTCCTCAATCGGCCGGGGATCTCGGTCATGAGCCCAGCTGATCCCCTCACGGAGGAGTGA